The genomic interval AAGAATTGAAGGGTGCATGTCAGAAGTATAATGCTGCACATTCGAACCAATTGAATGCTAGTCTTGCTGTGTTGGCTGATCCTGGGCATTGCGTCGATATATATGGAACAAGAGAGGACTTCTTAATCCCTTCGGCTTGTTTAAATTCTACTGTATCAGGACTTGTCAGCCGAACGGTATGGAATGAATCGTTTATGGAAAAAGGAGATTTTCATGGAGCGAAGTTTTATCAAGAACTGAAAGATGTGGATGTGTCCAACTTATATGTAGATTGTATTGCTGCGGAATTTGCTCATGTAATAGAAGATATTCAACAAAGGTTAGTAGAATTAGCGAATGAAGACCAAACACCATCTTGGAAAGGTGCTCAGTCTGTGGAACGTATTCAAGAAATATTCTCTATCAAGAATTCGAATTTCGTAAAGCCGGGGGTAGGAGAAACGACAAGGGTGCTGCTTCGGAGAGTGCCTTGGAAAATTCTTATCAACCCTTATTATTCGAATGATTTAACGCATATTTTATTGTTAGCCAAAGATAAAAATGTTCAAGTAGAAGAATTTGCAGACATGTCATATTCTTGCTGTGGCATTATTAAAGAATTATAAGGAGATATCGGATGATACTATTTACTTCTGATTTAGATCGAACGTTAATCTATTCTGAAAGAATGATGACTGAGTATCCTATAGAAAGCGAAACGGCTTGTGTAGAAATGATGGATGAGCGTTCTATTACTTTTATGTCTTATCAATCTATTAAACTATTGAACACATTTCATGAGAATCATTTGTTTGTTCCGGTTACAACAAGAGCCTTGCATCTGTATAAAAGAATTCATCTTTTTCAGAACGACATTAAGCCCCCATTTGCAGTAACAAGTAATGGTGGTACAATCCTTATAGACGGAGTCGTTGATCAAGATTGGCATCAAGAGCTCCATGCAAGAATTGTGAGGACTTCTTTGCCAAAGGAAGATATGCTGCAAGCCTTTGCTGCCATTAGGCATGAATCATGGGTGCTGCGAGAGTCGTATGTCGACGACCTTTTCTATGTATTTCAGATTGTTAAAGAAGCAGTTCCGTACGATGAGCTAGCGGCTTTTGAAGTAGAATTACAGAAGATAGGCTGGAGAACATTTTTACATGGAAGAAAGTTATACATCCTTCCTCAACAAGTAGATAAGGCCTTTGCTGTTCAAAGAGTAAAAGAGTATATCGATGATTATGATGTACATGTTGCGGCAGGCGACTCTTTCATGGATTATTTGATGATGAAAGAAGCCGATATTGGCTATAGTCCGTTACATGGAGAAATATTTGAGACGATGCCCAACGCTCCGAAGGTAATGTGGTTAAACGGACGAGGGGTGGCTTTTACCGAGGAGCTGCTTATGAAGCTTCTGGAGAGTAAGACAACATTAATTAGGTGATAACAGATGGGAAAAATTAGTTTAGCAAAACCCGATTTAGATAAGCTGCCGATTATGGGCTCAGCGGATGCCTGTAAATTATGGGGAATAGATAGCTCCACGTTAAGAAAAAGGATAGATCAATTTCCTAAAGGGACCATTAAGAAAATGGGAAGAGATTGGATTGTGACGAAAGATGGTATGGCGTATGTATTTGGTACGTTAGAAGAAAGAAAATTAAAGAGAGAATAGTAAAGCATTTAGACTTATATGGATAGTAAATATTTATAGAAAAGTAGGTGACTCAAGAGAGAATGGGAGTCACCACTTCTTTTTTGCAGGATCTATGTTTAATAATCATGTAGATAAAGTGAAACTTCCATCAGTGGGGGGCTTACTGCCCGTTAAGTGCGGGGTAAAAAGCGATAGCGTCTTAATAACAAGCTTGTTGTATGAAAGAAGTTTATTGTCGCTGTAGTATTTATAATGGAAGTGAAAACAGATGAGAATCAATAAGTATATTAGCGAGACAGGCTACTGTTCAAGGCGGGAAACAGATCGTTTGATTGAAGCGAAGAGAATTACGATTAATGGTGTGATTTGTGAACCCGGAGTGACGGTTAGTCCTGGTGATGTTGTTTTTATTGATGGAAAAAGTATCCCTAAGAAAGCCGAACCAGTCTATATTGCTCTAAATAAACCGGTTGGAATTACATGTACGGCAGCCAAACATGTAGAAGGCAACATCATGGATTTTGTAAATTATCCTTCGCGTATCTTTCCGATTGGCAGATTAGATAAAGTATCTGAAGGGTTGATTTTATTAACCAATGATGGGGACATCGTTAATAGGATAATGCGTTCAGAGAATGGGCATGAGAAGGAATATGTAGTAACAGTAGATAAGCCGGTTACGGAAGAGTTTATTCAAGATATGTCTAATGGAGTAGAGATTCTTAGAACAAAGACAAAGCCATGTCAGGTTTTTCGGATAAATGATTATCAATTTCGGATTATTTTAACACAAGGATTAAATCGACAAATTAGACGAATGAGTAAAGCACTTGGTTATAAAGTGGTTCGTCTTGAGCGGATTAGAATTATGAACATTCATATAGAAGGCATAGAAGAAGGGGAATGGCGAGATCTAACGGATGAAGAATTATATACGCTTCTATCGCAGTTAAAGGAAAGTGCTACTTAACTATGGAATAAAACAGCAGCAAAAGCGATTAAACTTTTGCTGCTAATTAGTATTAGAATCCATCTTGTGCACTAAATGGAATGTTCAAGCGGTTTTCAACGGCACGTAGACGTTGATTTAATCGGTTTAATCGGCGATTTTGACGCTCATCACTCTGGCTAAGACGAGTAACTTCACGATTAATACGTGTAATTTCTCGGTTCAAGCGATTGATTTCTCGTGATTGCTGTTCATCTCTTCTTTCTAATTCCCGTAATCTTCTTTCGATACCTTGAGCTTGGGGTGGTTGACGATCTATTTCATATTCATATATATCCGATTCAACTTGATCTAGTTCATACATCGTTGATTCCATGCGTTCTGTTTCATAAAGGTCTGGTTCTGGAATATTGGGTTGCGAGGCATATGGATAATTTGGATAAGACATATCCGGTTCAACTTGATCTAGTTCATACATCGTTGATTCCATGCGTTCTGCTTCATAAGGATTTGGTTGTGGGATATTGGGTTGCGAGGCGTATGGATAATTTGGATAAGACGTATGCGTTGTAGGTTGATAAGGCGTATAATACTCAGGATAATAACTATATGGGTTCATCTTGCAGCTCTCCTTTTGATATCTAGGTAAATTCCTTATACAGTATGCAGAGATGGGCATAGTGATTGGGTAAACGTCTAAATGAGGAGGAAAAGCGAGAGAAAGAGCGTATTTAATTAAAATTTGCAGAAATGTAAAGAATCGTATATCGTTAAAATTGTAGAAAGAAATGAAACTTCATATTGTTACATCCGTATAATGAAGTAAGTATATATTTCGGTGATGGAAGTTTCACTTTATATGTCAGGAGTGTCCTTATAATGAACAGATTTTTAGCTGTTTTCATTCAATTATTGATCGCACTGCCGGGCGCGTTTCTTGTGTGGCTTGCGAGTTTCTTTGCTTTTGATTTAACTTCTATGTTATCGACAGTCGCTGCAATGGCTGGAGGAGCTATTTTGTATGGAGCTACGTCTTTCTTTTTACAACAGCGTTTTGTAAGAAAGCACGGTTTAACACGCAAAGAATATCAATATATAAGAAGAAATTTAACTGAGGCAAAAGAAAAAATATCTCGTATTAATAAAACGCTTTTAACCATTCGCCATATTTCTTCCTTGAAACAAAGAATTGAGCTCATGCGTTTACTAAAAAGAATATATAGCTTAACAAAACATGAACCGAAGCGATTTTATAAGGGGGAGCCGTTTTATTTTTCACATCTAGACTCGATCGTTGAGTTATCTGAGAAATATGCGTTTTTATCACGGCAGCTTAGTAAAAGTAAAGAATTAAATCAATCTTTAGTCGAAACACGTCAGACGCTTGATGAGCTGACAAACACGGTGGAGAAAGATTTATATCATATGCTTGCTGAAGATATTGAGGATTTGCATTTTGAATTAGACGTGGCCAAGCAATCGATTAATAGGAAGAAGGAATTAGAATTACCTGATGAAAGTAGGAGATCTAAATGAGTGAAAGTAATCTTTCTAAAAAGGACAATTTACTAGATGACTTATTGGCGGATCCATTTGGAGAGCAGAAGGTCATTATGGAAAGTCCGGCAGCAGAGTCCAAACCTGTTAAACTGATTGATGTAATTCCAGAAGAGAATCGGGCAAAAGCTTATCAGTTAGCTGAACAAATTAATCCAAAAGACCATCAGGCGATGATTTCATATGGAACACCCGCTCAAGCGAAACTGTTAACCTTTTCACATTCCATGCTGGATCATGTTCAAAAGAAAGATATTGGCGAGGTTGGCGAAATTATCAGTGATTTAATGAAGAAACTCAATGAAGTGAGCCCTGATGAATTAAAGCCAGAGAAGCAATC from Peribacillus asahii carries:
- a CDS encoding cysteine protease StiP family protein, encoding MVQAGARPDRIGSYSVDDVVFLLRDISKYQLEIKTEEREALIQSGTHYSEMLPMEYQPDEQYISLFHRTLNHYSKRIAIAIGVVAEQIKEKRGLNNLVLVSLARAGTPIGVLVKRYFKAIHQVEIPHYSISIIRGRGIDETAIDYIFAHHAAADIQFIDGWTGKGAITKELKGACQKYNAAHSNQLNASLAVLADPGHCVDIYGTREDFLIPSACLNSTVSGLVSRTVWNESFMEKGDFHGAKFYQELKDVDVSNLYVDCIAAEFAHVIEDIQQRLVELANEDQTPSWKGAQSVERIQEIFSIKNSNFVKPGVGETTRVLLRRVPWKILINPYYSNDLTHILLLAKDKNVQVEEFADMSYSCCGIIKEL
- a CDS encoding HAD family hydrolase codes for the protein MILFTSDLDRTLIYSERMMTEYPIESETACVEMMDERSITFMSYQSIKLLNTFHENHLFVPVTTRALHLYKRIHLFQNDIKPPFAVTSNGGTILIDGVVDQDWHQELHARIVRTSLPKEDMLQAFAAIRHESWVLRESYVDDLFYVFQIVKEAVPYDELAAFEVELQKIGWRTFLHGRKLYILPQQVDKAFAVQRVKEYIDDYDVHVAAGDSFMDYLMMKEADIGYSPLHGEIFETMPNAPKVMWLNGRGVAFTEELLMKLLESKTTLIR
- a CDS encoding helix-turn-helix domain-containing protein, giving the protein MGKISLAKPDLDKLPIMGSADACKLWGIDSSTLRKRIDQFPKGTIKKMGRDWIVTKDGMAYVFGTLEERKLKRE
- a CDS encoding pseudouridine synthase, producing MRINKYISETGYCSRRETDRLIEAKRITINGVICEPGVTVSPGDVVFIDGKSIPKKAEPVYIALNKPVGITCTAAKHVEGNIMDFVNYPSRIFPIGRLDKVSEGLILLTNDGDIVNRIMRSENGHEKEYVVTVDKPVTEEFIQDMSNGVEILRTKTKPCQVFRINDYQFRIILTQGLNRQIRRMSKALGYKVVRLERIRIMNIHIEGIEEGEWRDLTDEELYTLLSQLKESAT
- a CDS encoding 5-bromo-4-chloroindolyl phosphate hydrolysis family protein, coding for MNRFLAVFIQLLIALPGAFLVWLASFFAFDLTSMLSTVAAMAGGAILYGATSFFLQQRFVRKHGLTRKEYQYIRRNLTEAKEKISRINKTLLTIRHISSLKQRIELMRLLKRIYSLTKHEPKRFYKGEPFYFSHLDSIVELSEKYAFLSRQLSKSKELNQSLVETRQTLDELTNTVEKDLYHMLAEDIEDLHFELDVAKQSINRKKELELPDESRRSK